Below is a genomic region from Pseudomonas sp. JQ170C.
GGTGTGCAGGGGGGATTCCAGCCACAGTTCACGTGCCTGATCCAGGTTCAGGGCCGGGTCGAAGGCATAGGTTTCGCGGGCGCTGACGATGGCCTGGAAGGTCGGCCAGAAGTGTTCGAAATCAGCGGCGGTCATGGGGCGGAGGGTAATCATGGCGGTTCCTGGCAACGTGAACCGCGAGTCTGAAAGCGTTGGTGCCGGCATGCAACTGTTTGTGCAGGCCGGCACCGATGTGGTCAGTTATCGCCCTTGCCGACCGCATCCATCGCCCGCGCCGAATACACCAGCGCCGCGCCGGCATTCATGGCCACCGCCACGCCCAGTGCCTCGGCGATTTCTTCACGGGTCGCACCTTGCTTGACCGCCTGCGCCGAATGCACGGCAATGCAGCCGTCGCAGCGGGTCGTCACGGCCACGGCCAGCGAAATCAACTCGCGGGTCTTGGCATCCAGGTGGTTGGTCTTGGCCCCGGCGCCGCTGGCGGTCATATAGCCGTTGACCGTGTCGGGGGACAGTTGCTTGAGGTCGCCGATACCGGCCATCAACTGCTTACGGTAGGCGTCCCAGTCCATCATGCTCATCGTCTTCACCTTGTGCTGTTGGCAACATGAACAGTGAAGCTAGTTTTTTTATCGGCGGGGTGCCGTTGGTCGATGGGCCTGAACGGGTAGGACTTTGGGTGTAGGAGCGGGCTTGACCCGCGATAGCGATGTGTCTGGAAGATCGCTATCGCGGGGCAAGCCCGCTCCTGCACACACAGTTCAGATGTAGATGAATACCAGCACCAGCGCTGCCACTACCGCCCATTTCTCCAGGTAGTAACGGGTACGGTTGCGCTTTTTCATCGCCTTGCCACGCTCGCGAACCTTGTAGATGCGGGTGAACAGGCGGTTGATGCCGCCGGTCTTGTCGCCGGCATCGTTGGGGGCTGCCGCGGCAGCCATCACCTTGCGGCTGAACCAGCGGTTGAACGCGGTCGCCCAGCGGTACTTGAGCGGGCGCTCGACATCGCAGAACAGGATGATGCGGTTGTGCTCGGTCTGATTGCTGGCGTAGTGGATGTAGGTTTCATCGAACACCACCGCCTCGCCGTCGCGCCAGGCGTAGTTTTCACCGTCCACGCAGATGTAGCAGGCGTCATCGTTGGGGGTATCCAGGCCCAGGTGGTAGCGGTAGGAGCCGGCATAGGGGTCGCGGTGGCGAACCAGCTTGGAGCCTGGCGGCAGGGTGGCGAACATGGCCGCCTTGACCGTGCCGATGCCTTGCAGCAATTCGGTGGTGCGCGGGCACAGCTTCATGGCAGACGGGTGGCTCTCGCCGTACCACTTCAGGTAGAAGCGTTTCCAGCCACTCTTGAAGAACGAGTTGAAACCCACGTCGTCGTAGTTCTTCGAGCTTTTGATTTCACCGACATGCAGCAACTGCTGGGCCTCGGCGCGAATCTCTTGCCAGTTGTCCTGCAGCGGCTTGAGCTCGGGGAAGCTCTCGACCGGCAGGTACGGCTTGGCCGGGAGCTTGGAGAACAGGTAGAGGAAGACGTTTACCGGTGCCAGGAAACTTGAGTGGTCACCCAGCTGGCGGGTGACTTTGTGCCGCACCCGACCACGGAAATGGACGTAGGCAATCGAGAATACAAACAACAGAACAAGAAAAATTTTCATGGGCGGGTACTTGTCGATGAGGCGATGCGCCATGGCATAAGCCAGCCAGCATAAACAATCGTGACCGCAGTTTGTACTAAATGTTACCGATCAGGCGCCCGACATTAGTCCCACACGCAAAGGTTTGCTTTAACGATTTATCCGCGATTTTTGCCGGGCAAGTGCAAATAGGACATCACGCTTTCCGTCAGCTCTGTCGCCAGTTTCACCGCCTCTTTGTTGCGTGCCATGGCCCCGGCCACCAGCCCTTCGATCAGCGCCAGCACGGCAATATTGGAACTGGTCAGCACCGGGTGGTCGGCCGGCGCGAACAGGACGTGGCGGGCGATGGGGGCCAGGGGCGATGCCGGCGAGTCAGTGATGGCCAGTACCGTGGCGCCACGCTCAAGGGCAAAGCGCGACAGTTGCAGGGTGTCCTGGGAGTAGCGCGGCAGCGAAATGGCCAGAAGTACGTCCTGGTCGGTGATCGCCGCCAGGCGATAGGCCGCGTTCTCGTTGCCGCCCTCCATGCTGATGGCGCAGGCATCGGCACAAAAGGGCACCAGGGTCGAGGCGGCAAGCCCGGCCAGGTAGACGCTGTTGCCGAAGCCCAGCACATACACCTTGCGCGCCGCGATCAGGCTGCTGACGAAGGCCTCGAAGGTATCGGCCTGGTTGTTGCTGCTGGTGGTGGCCAGGTTGCTGGTCGCGCTCTGGATCTGCTCATGCAGGCCAAAGTCGCCATCGGGGCGCAGGGCCAGTTCATTGCGCAGCTTGTCCACCGGCGAGACCATCTGCTGCAAGGTCGCTACCAGTTCGGCTTTCATGCCGCTGTAGCCGCCCAGGTCCAGGGCCTTGGCCAGGCGGTTGACCGCGGCCGGCGAGGTGGCGGTGGCCTGGGCCATCTCTTCGATCGTCAGGGTCGCGGCCTTGAGGGGGTGGCGCAAAATGTAGTCGGCGACCTTGCGCAACGAAGGTTGCAGTTGAGCAAGGTTTTCCGACAGCTTGCGCATGACCGGCGAGGCATAGACAGTGGGGGTTTTCGAGTGGCGAGGCATCCGGCTGATGGTTCCCTGGCAGATGGACGGCGTGGCGTCAGTGTATCCGAAGCCACTCCCCGGCGCGCAGCCGGGAAGGGCGCAGGTGTTTACTTCAGGCTGCCGGCGAGGAACTGGCGCAACCGCTCCGATTGTGGGCGGGCCAATACTTCGCGAGGGTGACCGCGTTCCTCGACCAGGCCCTGGTGAAGGAACATCAGTTGGTTGGAAACCTCCCGGGCAAAGCCCATTTCGTGGGTCACCACGACCATGGTGCGGCCTTCCTGGGCCAGGTCCTGCATGACCTTGAGCACATCCCCCACCAGCTCCGGGTCCAGCGCCGAGGTCGGTTCGTCAAACAGCATCACGTCGGGTTCCATGGCCAGCGCCCGGGCTATCGCCACCCGCTGTTGTTCGCCGCCGGACATGTGCGCCGGATAAGCATCGCGCCGGTGGCTGACGCCGACCTTGTCTAGGTAGTGCTCGGCCTTGTCCCTGGTTTCCTTGCGGCTGGTACCCTGCACATGCAGGGGGGCTTCCATGACGTTTTCGATCGCGCTCATGTGCGACCACAAGTTGAAGTGCTGAAAGACCATGCTCAACCGCGCACGCATCCTTTGCAGCTGGCGCGGGTCGGCCGCCTTGAGGCCGCCCCGTGAGCAGGCGCGCAGTTTCAGCGCTTCGCCATTGAGCACAATCTGCCCGGCGTTGGGTTGTTCGAGCAGGTTGATGCAGCGCAGGAAGGTGCTCTTGCCCGAGCCGCTGGAGCCGATGATGCTGATCACGTCACCGGCCTTGGCCTGCAACGAGACACCTTTGAGCACGGCGTGGCTGGCGTAGCTTTTGTGCAGGTCCCGAATTTCCAGTTTGTTCATGGCGAGGTACTCGAAGGTGTCAGTCGCTGAGCAGGCGACCATGGCGAATGGGGGTGCTGCCGGCGACCTTGGCCAGCCACAGGCCGGGTTGGGCAAAGCGCAGGCGTTCGCGGGCGTAGAGAATGCCGTCGGTACTGGCCCTGACCACGCTGTGGCGATCACTGAGCGGGTCGATGACCTCGAACAGCGGATCACCGACGCGCACAGCGGCGCCGAGCGGTTGCAGGAAACTCACCACACCCGGGTGTTCGGCATAGGCGTACTGGGCCCCGGCAAACGGCGTGGCCTGGCAGCAGCGCGCCGGCGCCGCCGGCCATGGGCCGCTGATCAGGCCCTGGTCGGCGAGGTAGCCGAGAATCTGCTCGGCGCTGGCCTGGCAGTCATCGCGGTCGGTATCGGCCATGCCGCGCAGTTCGATGGTGGTCGCGACGCAGGCCAGGGGGATTTCGGCGTCGGGAAAGCGTTCGGCCAGTTGTACCCAGGGCACGGCGCAGGCCTCATCGAAGGCATTGCCGCCGGCGTCTTCGGCCAGCAACACCGCCCCCGCGCCCAGGCGCGCTGCCAACGTACGCAGGCGCGGCCAGTTCTGCGGCAGGGCGTAGAGCAACATGATCGACTCGAAATCGCAGTGCAGGTCCAGCACCAGGTCGGCATCGCACGCCTGCTGCAAGAGCAGGCGACGCAGGCCGTCGAGCTCCGATTGGGCCGCTGGCAGCTCGGCCAGGATCTGCAGCATGCTGCGGCGGATCTTGGCGATATTGCCGGGGCCATCGCTGTCGAGCTGTCCTTCCAGACGCTCGGCCAATGCCGCGGTCAACGCCGGGAAATCACGGTTGAAGTTCTTGCCGCTGTTGAACTCGAAGCGGCCCTGGTGCGTGGCCTGGAACATCTGGCCGATGCCGATCGGATTGGACAAGGGCACCAGTTCGATCACACCGCTCAGGCGGCCCTGGCTTTCCAGCTCGCCCAGGCGCCGCTTGAGTTCCACGGCCACGCGCATTCCCGGCAATTCGTCGGCGTGCAGCGCGGCCTGGATGTAGGCCTTGCGCGGGCCGCTGCCAAAGCGGAACAGGCTCACCGTGCGCTGTGTACCGCACGCACTCCAGGGCAGAACATGGTCTATTTGCTGCATTTGAAGCTCCTTAGTGCGCGCGCGGGGCGAGGTAGGCGAGCCAGCGGCGTTCGGCCAGCTTGAACAGGCGCACCAGCATG
It encodes:
- a CDS encoding ABC transporter ATP-binding protein; the protein is MNKLEIRDLHKSYASHAVLKGVSLQAKAGDVISIIGSSGSGKSTFLRCINLLEQPNAGQIVLNGEALKLRACSRGGLKAADPRQLQRMRARLSMVFQHFNLWSHMSAIENVMEAPLHVQGTSRKETRDKAEHYLDKVGVSHRRDAYPAHMSGGEQQRVAIARALAMEPDVMLFDEPTSALDPELVGDVLKVMQDLAQEGRTMVVVTHEMGFAREVSNQLMFLHQGLVEERGHPREVLARPQSERLRQFLAGSLK
- a CDS encoding carboxymuconolactone decarboxylase family protein is translated as MSMMDWDAYRKQLMAGIGDLKQLSPDTVNGYMTASGAGAKTNHLDAKTRELISLAVAVTTRCDGCIAVHSAQAVKQGATREEIAEALGVAVAMNAGAALVYSARAMDAVGKGDN
- the lpxO gene encoding lipid A hydroxylase LpxO translates to MKIFLVLLFVFSIAYVHFRGRVRHKVTRQLGDHSSFLAPVNVFLYLFSKLPAKPYLPVESFPELKPLQDNWQEIRAEAQQLLHVGEIKSSKNYDDVGFNSFFKSGWKRFYLKWYGESHPSAMKLCPRTTELLQGIGTVKAAMFATLPPGSKLVRHRDPYAGSYRYHLGLDTPNDDACYICVDGENYAWRDGEAVVFDETYIHYASNQTEHNRIILFCDVERPLKYRWATAFNRWFSRKVMAAAAAPNDAGDKTGGINRLFTRIYKVRERGKAMKKRNRTRYYLEKWAVVAALVLVFIYI
- a CDS encoding succinylglutamate desuccinylase/aspartoacylase family protein, with the translated sequence MQQIDHVLPWSACGTQRTVSLFRFGSGPRKAYIQAALHADELPGMRVAVELKRRLGELESQGRLSGVIELVPLSNPIGIGQMFQATHQGRFEFNSGKNFNRDFPALTAALAERLEGQLDSDGPGNIAKIRRSMLQILAELPAAQSELDGLRRLLLQQACDADLVLDLHCDFESIMLLYALPQNWPRLRTLAARLGAGAVLLAEDAGGNAFDEACAVPWVQLAERFPDAEIPLACVATTIELRGMADTDRDDCQASAEQILGYLADQGLISGPWPAAPARCCQATPFAGAQYAYAEHPGVVSFLQPLGAAVRVGDPLFEVIDPLSDRHSVVRASTDGILYARERLRFAQPGLWLAKVAGSTPIRHGRLLSD
- a CDS encoding MurR/RpiR family transcriptional regulator; the encoded protein is MPRHSKTPTVYASPVMRKLSENLAQLQPSLRKVADYILRHPLKAATLTIEEMAQATATSPAAVNRLAKALDLGGYSGMKAELVATLQQMVSPVDKLRNELALRPDGDFGLHEQIQSATSNLATTSSNNQADTFEAFVSSLIAARKVYVLGFGNSVYLAGLAASTLVPFCADACAISMEGGNENAAYRLAAITDQDVLLAISLPRYSQDTLQLSRFALERGATVLAITDSPASPLAPIARHVLFAPADHPVLTSSNIAVLALIEGLVAGAMARNKEAVKLATELTESVMSYLHLPGKNRG